In Sebaldella termitidis ATCC 33386, one DNA window encodes the following:
- a CDS encoding LPS-assembly protein LptD — protein sequence MKLRYKILAFFLLAVSLFSEEIVIQVETEKSIINIENESMVASGGIILKYGDMTIRADNMKKLENQNLIVAYGNVMFTQGPSQILAKEIVFDLDSKNARIIDSKSVTEEGIVFGGEETISEGSEKFTIKNSWFTTSPYNNPSYKLNAKKLVIFPNKKLEAHGLSLNVKGKDIVSIPYYVTSLKPETQRATLFPYIGGDSDRGLFVIQGFDYDRGKLLQGFVDFELSTKEILALRFSNDYELSPNNKGNLFVKRFVLPVSGNEDEWNVNWSHNFISIPKNPNAEDRKFYELGYGIWDLNYRNLTTNQMYTINGKSLDDNYMSFKEQYKYIGTYDFKIDQEIGKSGEFNLDYYWTQNMDALKALTAINDDIAENDSIDPRKTDVDLFKRMTYKQEDNGLGLYLHKERFIDLNPGYIGDTHSYKNADEYSINLKSPKIKLTYSKTDQDEYQPIFGLRQRAYGDPNTIDTYTDRILPTTAYDYNKTYDVTLGNYYPLKENDFFGYKRKDAFNNLTDNLFVGGEVYRSEIKKKTYEYDYTTDNPNYRNYIVQPGVDDYSRIYKLYDDGSKIRRVRDIIYEKYQGATIRLGNDKIDLPIANSYFSFGYEMDNRIYDSTPVPVFDEDRRKVEDTDSKTGYKVLTDSTGAAITQKPTVQVNKFNFGLFTTLYDNTRFSDNKYDLKITNNIPLFFQLTDAHNSMYGGNDIINTPANIFRFNDDFNVYLGNINLNYNFTKQMDKHWKDNWTKQDYTRNYIKAGIGDRRYLSFDFSKSNYYPYEDFKYEETTNRDITYGFKTVKDNNVQYKYREYLYKNYSNDTWAGWDPNSVKELNRERVFGVNYNEWGFEYSNIKDNIHDVFGNQMDLKLESNRHRVGFVYDTARMKEKPFDSNHFFRVAFEFGKDKYRDPNNTPTIFTDDTYVDKRAGNRLIFVYRYENDKASVIQTRNTDLQSTGLTSDDLFNRYQSNELFVTREEEAIYDTVVSDTREKQDKYNLNNLDRILQAQRKNKRYFEFGIELENDSQYFHDNTSVGNYFDSITDIVFKAEVGYLEKFYFRYKYNMERPDVDQRDNPARLSSYNFRQHEFETKYMFSKDPDNPWWIGYKLNYTQDGAPKWDEPEEYESSSAATRVNKPTLNLITLSHRFENLEWEIGVGRQWDKPKDKGLGYYNVVVLKFGVTNFPDKNLQYEYSGGTSSFGAGL from the coding sequence ATGAAGCTTAGGTATAAAATATTAGCGTTTTTTCTTTTAGCAGTTAGTTTATTTTCAGAAGAGATAGTTATACAGGTAGAAACAGAAAAATCGATTATAAATATAGAGAATGAATCCATGGTAGCATCTGGAGGAATTATCCTTAAATACGGGGACATGACTATAAGAGCCGATAACATGAAGAAGCTGGAAAATCAGAATCTTATAGTAGCATATGGAAATGTCATGTTTACACAGGGACCAAGCCAAATACTCGCTAAAGAGATCGTTTTTGATCTGGATTCTAAAAATGCGAGAATTATAGACTCGAAAAGTGTTACTGAAGAAGGGATAGTTTTCGGCGGAGAAGAGACTATAAGCGAAGGCTCGGAAAAATTCACGATAAAAAATTCATGGTTTACTACAAGTCCTTATAATAATCCATCTTATAAACTGAATGCTAAGAAACTGGTTATATTTCCGAATAAAAAACTGGAGGCTCACGGGCTTTCACTGAATGTAAAAGGGAAAGACATAGTCAGCATACCTTACTATGTGACATCCCTGAAACCTGAAACACAAAGAGCCACTCTGTTTCCTTATATAGGAGGAGATTCTGACAGAGGTCTTTTTGTAATTCAGGGATTCGATTATGACAGAGGCAAGCTTTTACAGGGATTTGTAGATTTTGAATTAAGTACAAAAGAAATTCTGGCACTCAGATTTTCAAATGACTATGAATTAAGTCCGAATAATAAGGGAAACCTTTTTGTAAAAAGATTTGTACTTCCTGTAAGCGGTAATGAAGATGAGTGGAATGTCAACTGGTCGCACAATTTTATAAGTATACCAAAAAATCCCAATGCAGAGGACAGAAAGTTTTATGAGCTGGGATATGGAATATGGGATCTGAATTACAGAAATCTGACCACGAATCAGATGTACACAATAAACGGTAAAAGTCTTGATGATAACTATATGTCATTTAAAGAGCAGTATAAATATATTGGAACATATGATTTTAAAATAGATCAGGAAATAGGAAAATCAGGGGAATTTAATCTGGATTATTACTGGACCCAGAACATGGATGCCCTGAAGGCTTTGACGGCAATAAATGATGATATTGCTGAGAATGATAGTATAGATCCGAGAAAAACAGATGTGGATCTTTTCAAGAGAATGACCTATAAGCAGGAAGATAACGGTCTGGGATTATACCTGCATAAGGAAAGGTTTATAGATCTGAATCCCGGGTATATCGGAGATACTCATTCATATAAAAATGCAGACGAATATTCCATAAATTTAAAGAGTCCAAAGATAAAGCTGACCTACAGTAAGACAGATCAGGATGAATATCAGCCGATTTTCGGACTGAGGCAGAGAGCATACGGGGATCCTAATACGATAGATACCTATACTGACAGGATTTTACCGACGACAGCATATGATTACAATAAAACATATGATGTAACTCTGGGAAATTATTATCCGTTAAAAGAAAATGACTTCTTCGGTTACAAGAGAAAAGATGCTTTTAATAACTTAACAGATAATCTGTTTGTAGGGGGAGAGGTATACAGATCAGAAATAAAAAAGAAAACCTATGAATATGATTACACTACGGATAACCCAAATTACAGAAATTATATAGTACAGCCCGGCGTGGATGATTACAGCAGAATTTACAAGCTGTATGACGATGGCAGCAAGATAAGAAGAGTAAGAGACATTATTTATGAAAAGTATCAGGGAGCAACAATAAGACTTGGAAACGATAAAATTGATCTTCCTATTGCGAATTCATATTTTAGCTTTGGCTATGAAATGGATAACAGAATATACGACTCTACTCCTGTTCCTGTATTTGATGAGGACAGAAGAAAGGTAGAGGATACTGATTCCAAAACCGGATATAAGGTACTTACAGATTCTACGGGAGCAGCAATAACCCAAAAGCCTACAGTGCAGGTAAATAAATTTAATTTCGGGCTTTTTACCACACTATATGATAATACAAGATTTTCAGATAATAAGTATGACCTGAAGATTACAAATAATATACCCTTGTTTTTCCAGCTGACCGATGCGCATAATTCTATGTACGGCGGTAATGACATAATCAATACGCCTGCTAATATTTTCAGATTTAACGATGATTTTAACGTATATCTCGGAAATATAAATTTAAATTACAATTTTACAAAACAAATGGATAAGCACTGGAAAGACAACTGGACAAAACAGGATTATACAAGAAATTACATAAAAGCAGGTATAGGGGACAGAAGATATTTAAGCTTTGATTTTTCAAAAAGTAATTATTATCCTTACGAGGATTTTAAATATGAGGAAACAACAAACAGAGACATTACATATGGATTTAAGACGGTAAAAGACAATAATGTACAATATAAATACCGTGAATACCTGTATAAAAATTATTCAAATGACACATGGGCAGGATGGGATCCGAATTCTGTAAAGGAATTAAACAGAGAAAGAGTATTCGGAGTAAATTATAACGAATGGGGATTTGAATATTCCAATATAAAAGATAATATTCATGATGTCTTCGGAAATCAAATGGATCTGAAGCTGGAAAGCAACAGACACAGAGTAGGGTTTGTGTATGATACTGCAAGAATGAAGGAAAAACCCTTTGATTCAAACCATTTTTTCAGAGTAGCATTTGAGTTTGGAAAAGATAAATACAGAGATCCCAATAATACACCGACTATTTTTACTGATGATACATATGTGGATAAAAGAGCAGGAAACAGACTTATTTTTGTTTACAGATATGAAAACGACAAAGCATCTGTAATTCAGACAAGGAATACTGATCTGCAGTCTACAGGGCTTACAAGTGATGATTTGTTCAACAGATATCAGAGTAATGAGCTATTTGTTACACGTGAGGAAGAAGCAATATATGATACAGTTGTAAGTGATACGCGTGAAAAACAGGATAAATATAATCTGAATAATCTGGACAGAATTTTACAGGCACAGAGAAAAAATAAAAGATACTTTGAGTTTGGTATAGAGCTGGAAAATGACTCACAGTACTTTCATGATAATACCTCAGTAGGAAATTATTTTGATTCAATAACTGATATTGTCTTTAAGGCAGAAGTAGGTTATCTGGAAAAATTTTATTTCAGATATAAATACAATATGGAAAGACCTGACGTAGACCAGAGAGATAATCCCGCAAGACTTTCCTCATATAACTTCAGACAGCATGAGTTTGAAACAAAATATATGTTTAGCAAAGATCCTGATAATCCGTGGTGGATAGGTTACAAACTGAACTATACACAGGACGGGGCACCAAAGTGGGATGAGCCGGAAGAATATGAAAGTTCATCAGCAGCAACAAGAGTAAATAAACCGACTTTGAATCTGATCACTTTATCTCACAGATTTGAGAATCTGGAATGGGAAATAGGAGTGGGAAGACAGTGGGATAAACCTAAAGATAAAGGTTTAGGATATTACAATGTAGTTGTGCTGAAATTCGGGGTTACTAACTTCCCTGATAAAAATTTGCAGTATGAATACAGCGGAGGAACATCTTCATTTGGAGCAGGGCTTTAA
- the thrS gene encoding threonine--tRNA ligase, with the protein MIEIILPDSSIRTLENPVSVLEFAKSIGSSLGKATVGALVDNVQVDASYILDKSAKVELITIDSEKGTEILRHSAAHIMAQAVQRLFPGTKVTIGPVIENGFFYDFDPENPFTEDDLAKIENEMKKIIKENYKFERTEMSAADAKKMFLDMKEDYKIEIIDDLGEEKVSIYTIGEFKDLCRGTHLPSTGYLKAFKLMSTAGAYWRGDSNKKMLQRIYGVAFSAKKELDDYLIMMEEAEKRDHRKLGKQLNLFFLDEHGPGFPFFMPKGMEVINKLQEIWRREHKKAGYKEIKTPVMLDKELWEISGHWFNYRENMYTSEIDEKEYAIKPMNCPGAILAYKNNLHSYKNFPLKYGEMGLVHRHEFSGALHGLMRVRAFTQDDAHVFCTEDQIEDQIMEIINLYDRFYKLFGFEYNIELSTKPDKAIGSDEIWDIAERDLTNALVKMGIDYKLNPGDGAFYGPKIDFKMKDSIGRIWQCGTIQLDFNLPLRFHMSYIGPDGEKHQPVMIHRAMYGSIERFMGILIEHYAGAFPIWLAPVQVSILTISGEQAEYASDLFKKLQNIGIRTELDIRDEKIGYKIREANAEQKIPIQLIIGKNEVANNEVNIRRFGSQESNTMKAEDFLKLIEEESKIVF; encoded by the coding sequence ATGATAGAAATAATATTACCGGATAGCAGTATAAGAACTCTTGAGAATCCGGTTTCAGTTTTGGAATTTGCAAAAAGTATAGGTTCGAGCCTCGGGAAGGCAACAGTGGGAGCACTTGTAGATAATGTGCAGGTAGATGCTTCATATATATTAGATAAATCTGCAAAGGTAGAGTTAATAACTATAGATTCCGAAAAAGGAACAGAAATATTAAGACACAGTGCTGCACATATAATGGCACAGGCAGTACAGAGACTGTTCCCCGGAACAAAGGTGACAATAGGACCGGTTATAGAAAACGGATTTTTTTATGACTTTGATCCTGAGAATCCTTTTACAGAAGATGATCTGGCAAAAATAGAAAATGAAATGAAAAAGATAATAAAAGAAAACTATAAATTTGAAAGAACAGAAATGAGTGCGGCAGACGCCAAAAAGATGTTTCTTGATATGAAAGAGGACTACAAGATAGAAATCATAGATGATCTTGGTGAAGAAAAAGTAAGTATTTACACAATAGGAGAGTTTAAAGATCTGTGCCGCGGAACTCACCTTCCGTCAACAGGATATCTTAAGGCTTTTAAGCTGATGTCTACTGCAGGGGCTTACTGGCGTGGTGATTCTAATAAGAAGATGCTTCAGAGAATATACGGAGTGGCATTTTCTGCCAAAAAAGAGCTTGACGATTATCTGATAATGATGGAAGAAGCTGAGAAGAGAGATCACAGAAAATTAGGAAAGCAGCTTAACCTCTTTTTCCTTGATGAGCACGGACCCGGATTTCCGTTTTTCATGCCAAAAGGAATGGAAGTAATAAATAAATTACAGGAAATCTGGAGAAGAGAACATAAAAAAGCAGGATACAAGGAGATAAAAACTCCTGTTATGCTTGATAAAGAATTATGGGAAATTTCAGGACACTGGTTTAACTACAGAGAAAATATGTATACTTCGGAAATAGATGAAAAAGAATATGCAATAAAACCTATGAATTGTCCCGGAGCAATACTGGCATACAAAAATAACCTTCACTCATATAAGAATTTTCCGTTGAAATACGGAGAGATGGGACTTGTTCACAGACATGAATTCAGCGGAGCACTTCACGGACTTATGAGAGTAAGAGCATTTACACAGGATGATGCTCATGTATTCTGTACAGAGGATCAGATAGAGGATCAGATAATGGAGATTATAAATCTCTATGACAGATTCTATAAATTATTTGGTTTTGAGTATAACATAGAGTTATCGACTAAGCCGGATAAGGCAATAGGTTCTGATGAAATATGGGATATTGCGGAAAGAGATCTTACAAATGCACTTGTAAAAATGGGAATAGATTATAAGCTGAATCCCGGGGACGGAGCATTTTACGGACCGAAAATAGATTTCAAAATGAAAGATTCAATAGGAAGAATATGGCAGTGCGGAACTATACAGCTTGACTTTAACCTTCCTCTGAGATTTCATATGAGTTACATCGGACCTGACGGGGAAAAGCATCAGCCTGTAATGATTCACAGAGCAATGTACGGAAGTATAGAAAGATTTATGGGAATACTTATAGAGCACTATGCAGGGGCGTTTCCGATATGGCTTGCACCTGTACAGGTAAGCATACTGACTATTTCCGGAGAGCAGGCAGAATATGCATCTGATCTGTTCAAAAAATTACAGAATATCGGAATAAGAACAGAACTTGATATAAGAGATGAAAAAATAGGTTATAAAATAAGAGAAGCCAATGCAGAACAAAAAATACCGATTCAGCTGATCATAGGAAAGAATGAAGTGGCTAATAATGAAGTTAATATAAGAAGATTCGGTTCACAGGAAAGCAATACAATGAAGGCAGAGGATTTTCTAAAATTAATAGAAGAAGAATCAAAAATAGTATTTTAA